In Haliaeetus albicilla chromosome 22, bHalAlb1.1, whole genome shotgun sequence, the genomic window CTACAGTGCTTGCAGGAGCATCGGCTTCTGCGAGGAGAATAGGAATcctaaaattatattttagcTACTTAGAATATAAATAGAAGACAGATTGCTTGTCAGCTGTTTCGttcaaaagatatttaaaaatatttgggagAGGAAACGTGCACTCTGCTTGAAGTCTGGAGCCTTACTGTATCAGNNNNNNNNNNNNNNNNNNNNNNNNNNNNNNNNNNNNNNNNNNNNNNNNNNNNNNNNNNNNNNNNNNNNNNNNNNNNNNNNNNNNNNNNNNNNNNNNNNNNNNNNNNNNNNNNNNNNNNNNNNNNNNNNNNNNNNNNNNNNNNNNNNNNNNNNNNNNNNNNNNNNNNNNNNNNNNNNNNNNNNNNNNNNNNNNNNNNNNNNACCTCTTAAGCAGTCATGTCTTTGTCCTGCACTGAGGCAAGTTCATGGGCCCTAGGACCCCCCGAACTGTGGGTGGGATATTAGTTTGAGCTCAGCGAGATGGGAGTGAAATTCTGGGTCTTACCACTTTGTGGGCAGTACAAAGGTGGAGAGGAGCCAGTCGAGGCCCTGCACAGCACACACCGTGTGGACCCTCTGCTCCCCCCCTCACAGCAGCATCGTCTCTGCACCGAGGCAGGTTACCAAAGAAGGGCTTCAATCCGCATCGCCCACCTCTGTCTGGTACCCGCACTTGGGATGAATTTTGCTGAAAATCACTGCAATTTGTTCTTACTTACGGTTCTTCCAGGGCACGTTCCTGTGCCTTGCCGTCGGTCTCTCTCTCAGCAGGTGAGGCTGGGGGTCATACCTGAGGGAGGGTCATACCCTCTGAGGGTCCTCACTTGCAGTCAGTTTATAACACTTCTTCCTCCAGCAGTAAATCCTGCTGCTGTTGAGCAGGTCCTGAGGGGCCGGGGAGGATGCTGGGCTGCGGGGAGGTttgtggggctgcaggggggatGCTCAGGGCTGCGAGGAGATGCTTAGGGGCCATGGGGAAGATACTCGGGGGCTGCAAAGGGGACCAGGGGGAGGTGGCTCGGGCCACGAGGGGATGCTGAAGGATTGGAAGGATGCTCGGAGCTGCAGGGGAGATGCTCCAGGATAGGAGGGATGCTCGGAGCTGTAGGGGAGATGCTCggggtgggaagggggatgcttggggtgggaagggggatgCTCGGAGCTGCAGGGGGATGCTCCAGGATAGGAGGGATGCTCGGAGCTGCAGGGGAGATGCTTGGAGCTGCAGGGGAGATGCTCGGAGCTGCAGGGGGAGATGCTCggggtgggaagggggatgtttggggtgggaagggggatgCTCCAGGATGGGAGGGATGCTCGGAGCTGCAGGGGAGATGCTCGGAGTGGGAAGGGGGGATGCTTGGGGCTGCAGGGGGTATGCTCCAGGATGGGAGGGATGCTCGGAGCTGCAGGGGAGATGCTCGGAGCTGCAGGGAGATGCTCGGGGGCGGGAAGGGCGATGCTCGGAGCTGCGTGGAGGGATGCTCCAGGATGGGAGGGATGCCTCGGGGCCATCGGGGAGGATGACCGGCCTCCCGGGGAGAGGTTTGCGGGGAGagagggcgggggggagccTGCGGGTAGGAGGTGCGGAGGGGGCCGTgggggctgccgggggcggAAGCCCGCGGGGGTGCCCCTCCCGACGGCGGTATAAACCGGCGGGGCgcgcggggagcggggcagccTTGCCTGGGGCGCTCCGGGGTCCGGGGAGCACCCCCCCCCTGCCCGCACCCCccccctgcccgcagccccccccccccccccctgcccgcagcccgGCGCGCGATGGCGAGGCGGCGGCTGTCGGGGGGGCGCCTGGGGggccctggtgctgctggggctgatGCTGCCGGCGGGAGCCTGGTACAAGCACGTCGCCAGCCCCCGCTACCACAACGGGTGGAGACGCGCCTCGGGGCTGCTGATGGGGGTCCGCCGCTCGCCCTACCTCTGGCGCCGGGGAGCTGCCCGGCCGACCCCCCCGCGCCGTCCCCCCGGGGGAACCGAGCttcgccgccgccccgccgcccccgggacGCCCCGACGGGGagaccccccccgccccaccgcCGGCCCCCCCGGGCCCGGGCGCCTCCTGCAGCGCCTGCTCCggcggggatggggatggggccgcccccgcccggtccccgcccggcccccgcgGAGCTCAGGTAAACCCGGTCCCGGGGGGCACCGACGGACGGGAGGGGGGGAGGTGGTGGAGCCCGGGGGTGgcaccggggccggggggggggcacggtcTCTCCGCAGCGCCCCGGGGTGCTTGAGGGGTGCCGGCCGTGCCTGGGGGGGCAAGGAGTCTTGCTGCCGTCTCTCTGCggcaccctggggtgctgggggggggtcaccaGGTAACGGGGGGTGCACGGGGCCACGGAGGGGGTTCAGCAGGTAACGGGGGGTGCACGGAGCCACAGGGAGGGTTCACCAGGTAATGTGGGATGCACAGAGCCACGGAGGGGTTTCACCAGGTAACGGGGGGTGCACGGAGCCACGGGGAGGGGTCACCAAATAGCGGGGAGTTCACAGGGCCACGGAGGGGGTTCAGCAGGTAACAGGGGGTGCACGGAGCCTGGGAGGGGGTTCAGCAGGTAACGGGGGATGCACGGAGCCACAGAGGGGGTTCACCAGGTAACAAGGAGTGCACCGAGCCTTGCTGTGGTGTCCCATTCCACAGGCACCAGGGTTTTGGAGTGCCCCAGGCAGAGAGCTGGGCTGCCCCATGGCATCGCCCAGCTGTGgggagctgcccccccccccgacacccaCACCACCTTCTGCACCCAAGCCCCGGCTGGgctgggagggtgggggggagcgAGGGGAGCCGTGACCCTGCGGGACAGCCCGGGTCCCGGAGGGGTTACAGCCCCGTCACCGTTGCGTGAGTGCGACTGCATGAGTTGAGTCTCTGCCGCATTTTTAAACTTGAACCATGAGGTTTGTTTCACCCAGCAAAGCGGGCCGGGAGGAGGGGGCAGTCATTCCTCCTCCCCATGGGACGAGTTTGGAGGAGCTGCACTTTGGCTttagggcagaaaaaaagagccgGATGGTTTCTGTGCCCCCCCATTTAGTGCAACACAAACCTGCACCTTGTGGGACCGAGCTGCAGGTGCCGGGAAGGGTGACTGCGGGGCCGGCAGGCCAGTGATGCTGAGGGGCTCCCGGCATGGCCCCTCCGCAGGacccctctccctgcccgcCTGGGGCTCAGCCAAGCTGCGTGGGACTGGCTTGGGGCTGGTTCCAACATTAAATCTCTTTCCTCTTATGTAAAGCTGAAGCCAACATCCAGCTGAAATCCACGGAGGCTTTTAGCTGTTGGATCAGCCCCTGAAACACGTAGCTGTATTCCTCCCCCTTTCCGTTTTTTGGAGGAAATCTGGGATTAGTATCTTTTTGGGAAAGCCCAGACAGGTCAGCTCAGCCCTGTGTTACGTCTGCGCTGTCCCGTTACCTCCCGCAGCCTGGCCGTGCATGGGCAGAGCAGTCCCGAGTACTGCGGTTGGGGTTCCGGACCTGCGGACGTGCGTGCATCCCTCTGATTTCACAGCAAAATTTCCACGGGAGCCTCGCAGGCAGGTCCGAGCCTGGGATTTGGGTGTCTGCATGGGGTTTATCTGTGTGCACAGTGGCAGAATGGGAGTCTGCAGTCACCACGGGTCGGATCTGAGCCCATGGAGGAGAATATTTCATAAATATCACGAATGCAGTGTTGGTTTAAGAGCTGCACGCAGGGGAATTGTGGTCCCAAGTGGGGAGGTAGGAGGTGGCAGGGCTCGGGTGCACAGCCGGACGCTCAGGTAAGTCTCCGAAATAACTCGGCCCTTCTTCTCCTTTCAGCTTCTCCCACTTGAAGACCTGGCTCTGACCCGCTGAAGGGGCCTGGCAGAGATGCTTCAAGCGCCGGAGGAGCATTGACTGCCCGAGGTGGAAACCGCTCACCCTAGCTGGCGAGGAAGAGTCTCATCGGTGGATCTCCTGGTACTCTGACCTCTCTGAAACCATATAGACAATTGCATTccaaaaaatctgattttttgtGGCCGCTGTCCAGACGCAGTGGTAAATTCATCTTGTTTCCAGGTCAACCTAGTGCTATAAACTTGGGGAGAAATAAACAgggaagatatttatttttgtttattttttttagatttctgtACTAGCTTGTTTGCAATATGATACAAACATG contains:
- the NPW gene encoding LOW QUALITY PROTEIN: neuropeptide W (The sequence of the model RefSeq protein was modified relative to this genomic sequence to represent the inferred CDS: inserted 1 base in 1 codon; deleted 2 bases in 2 codons); translation: MARRRLSGGAWGALVLLGLMLPAGAWYKHVASPRYHNGWRRASGLLMGVRRSPYLWRRELPGRPPRAVPPGEPSFAAAPPPPGRPDGETPPAPPPXPPGPGRLLQRLLRRGWGWGRPRPVPARPPRSSAWPCMGRAVPSTAVGVPDLRTCVHPSDFTAKFPREPRRQLLPLEDLALTR